The window TAAATCCATTTCTAAATCCCCAACAACTTATTTTTTACAAAATCAATTCGTCCAACTAATTTTGATTTATTGTTCGCAGCATCAGAACGAGTTTGAATATGGAACTCATCTGAATCGATCCATTCAACATTATTCACGCTAAGATCTGGATTTAAAGCTATAGCATTTGCAACACCTACCGATATTGCCTCGAATCTAACTCTTGGAGTTGAGTTAGCTCCTTCAAATTTTCTAAAACCATAAGGAAAGTTTTGGTCAACAAAATTAAGCATAGCAAGAAACTTAGCTTTCATCTCACGTTCGATATCAGCATTCCAAGTTTTTGTTATACCCTTCATATAGGTATCTAGGAAAGGACTGACTGTTCCCCTATAGCCAACTATTGGATCGCTTGCCGAATAAGCAAAAAATCTTAAGACTCTTTCTGTATTCTCTTGACGTAAACCTACTTTAACACTTACTGGACAAAGTTTTTTGAAGAGTTCTTCCTCTGCACATTCAGAAAGAAAATCAGCAAAAGGTCCTGCAAAAGCCCCCTTTCTAATTTCAGCTGGTTTGAGCTCATCACTACCAGTATTAAGCCTTTCAAAAAGATCATATCTTGCTTCAGAGGTTGTTTTCTCTCCTAATAATATTGCTCGAATTGATTTAGAACGGAATCTTTTCTGTCGAACTAAAGGTAGATCATTAAACTTTTTACCGTTCAATAATGTTAATTGTTTAAGTCCTTTAAGTTTCAAGTCTCCAACTATGAAACTATACAGTGTTCTTAACCGTTGAGAACCATCCACAACCTCCATATTACCTGATATATCAGCTAGAAATAGATAAGGGATTGGAACACCTATTATCATTGATTCTATGAATTTAGACTGACGCTCATCGGTCCAAACAAATTCTCGTTGATAATCTGGTATATAAATAATATCACCAGTATTTTGTTCCTCTTCTAGAAAAAGAAAATCTAAACTTCTTTGGTACATTTCAATAATAACACCAACGGGATATTCCGTAGTATCATAATCATACGACTGCATACATAATTTTATTTGATTTTCAATTGCAACTTTTTCATCAGACTGAGCTAACATATTTAATTCCTTTTACTTTGAGACAAATATAAATCAACAAGCATTGCACTAATTTTCGGAGGAACTGCATTTGCTATCATCAAGTGCAAATTGCCACGAGTTTTGTAATCTTTAAAACTAAAGAAGTCAGGAAAACCTTGGATACGAGCGGCCTCATGAGGAGTTAAAGTTCGTCTTCTCAATGGATGGACAAATCGACCTTGGCCCATGGTGCTAAAACCTCTTGTGATTGTTGATGACGGTTGATCCCATTTCAAGCGACCGTAGGAAGTTTTATAAGTATGCTTTTTATTCTTATGACAATCAGGTCGCATTTCATTTGGAAGATCATATAATTCATGATCAAAAAGGTAATCAATGCGTTCTGAATGCGCAGTTACGGAAGGAGTATCAAATATAGAGTCAGAATTTTCTCCATTATCAATAATGTCTTCAATAACATCAGACAAGACGGAGCTGGAACGATAGGCATCTAGATTAAAATCAATTTTTTCTATTGAAGCGACTTGAATATGTCTAACTCTATTTTGTGCAATACCAAAGCTAACAGTTTTAATTATTAAGTTTTCAACTGTGTAACCTAACTTCGTCAGAAAGTTAGCACTTTCTTGCAAAATGTTATCTGAATCGTATTTAATATTTAATACATTCTCAATAACAACAAACTTCGGTCTGCACAATTCAACAAAACGAATTACTTTTAAGTATAATTTATTTCGAGGGTCTTTAGATCTAGTATGATTATTCAATCTAGAATGCCCTTGACATGGAGGACCAGCTAAAAGTACGTCAATATTACTATTATTTAGCTGAATCTCTCTCTCTGTAGCAGAAACAATATCACCTGGATAATTCGAAATCAGCTCTGAAATGTCACCTTTATGAATAGCTGACAAACTTTTATAAAAATTGCTTTCATAGGTATTTGCAGCTTGCGTATTCAACTCTACTGCAAGTTTGATGTTGCTTGACAATCCGTGTTTTTTCGCTGCTTCCAAAGCACCAAGGGTTAACCCACCACAACCCGCGAATAGATCTACGATGTTGATTGAATGTACGAATTGATTATAATTCGGAGGCTCAAAACACCTAAGCCATTGATTGTCACAGACATTACTATTCATTTCACTCTTTCTCTACATGTACAAATATTGCGGATAGTATTATCCAACACTTACTAATTTAACTCTGTATTTGGCGTATTTTACTCTACATTAAGGAAGAAAATAAGTAACACTAACAATGTAAGTTTTAGTTTTTATTAAAATTAAAGTGAACTGATAAAAGTGCAGGTCTTTGAACCTCAATTCATAACTAATAGTGAGCTAATTATGGTTTAAGCCATTATGAATTCATCTGATTTCAATATTTTAGCCCACTTCAGTACTCGTTCAAAAAATCACCAAAACAAAAACACTCAAAAATAAGTTAACTTTCCAATTGACGACAAAGATAAGTTATCTTATCTTTTACCTTGTACCCACTACCGAGGACAAGGAAATGATTCTAGCGAAAGTTCACACCACACCTAAGCAACGCGATGAGTTTCGTCTACTGGTTGCAATACGTTTTGCCTGCTTGATGGCGCTGGCCAAGGGCCACACAGACCCGATGGATTGCCCACGGGCGCAAGCCCGTTGCGCCGAACTGGTCAAGCATTTTGCCTATCACCACCCAAGCCCTGCGTTTTACCGCCAGTTCATCCGCCACACGGGCGAACTCGGGCTCAATTTCTGCCTGCGCTTCACTGAGCCCCAACAAGGCTTGTACGGCAAGGTGATGGTGTGGCGTAACGAGCAGGCGGCCACTAACGTGCATCCGCTGCAACTCACCCAAGCGGAGCAACCAACATGAAAGGCATCAACACCGCGTTTTTGCTTATGGCCCAGTTCAACAAAGTGATAGTGCCACTGGATCAAATCAGCAAAGAGTATTTTGGCCTCGAACCGCGTACCGCGGCCAACTATGCCAAAGCCGGCCGCTTGCCCTTAGCCGCCTTTCGCACCAGTAACAGCAACAAAGCGCCTTGGATGGTCAATGTCACCGACCTTGCCGAATACCTCGACAAGCAACGCGACGCCGCCAAACAAGATCAAATCAACTTAGCGTAATCAGCGGCTCAGTGGGGAGGTATCTATGTTTTTTGTTTACGGCGTGTCCATGACCTTAGCGAAAAATCAAGCGGCCAAAAAGTGCAGCACCTCAGTAGGCGCGCACCCTAACCGCCGTCAACTGAGCCCCGATGAGTACCAAGCTAAGTTGGATGATATGGCGCAGCACTTGTTTGAAACCATGAAGCCACAACGCCTGTCGCATTCGTTATCGACGCCCGCGCTGTGCCAGCAATATATCGTTTTAGCCATGACCCAAGAAGCCCACCGCGATGTGCATATTCGCTATCACAAGCTGTCGGACAAGGTGAACCCAAAAACCAAGAAACCCATCATCAATCTGGTGGTGTTTAACGGCGAAGCCGCAGCTTAGCCCTGCTGATTCAAAAGGAAGGAATAGCGTATGAACCATTTACTCCCAGGCTTTGAATCACAAGAGCGTGTTGCGTTATTGCTATCGCTCACCCGCATTAGTTCGCCCGAGGTGATTGCCGCGTTAACGCTGCATTACACCAGCGCCCTGCCCGCCGAACGCGCGGCGGCTCGCCACGGTATTGAGCTATCAAACTTTATGCGCGGGCAAAAGAAGTTAGAACAAATCGCCGCCACGGTCGAGGCCATTAAAGCCATCGACTGGGCCAAGCTGCAATCAAAACCTTTGCAATCAAACCCTTTGCAACCGAAGCAGGTAGCCTAAATGACTCAATCAGCGGCGTTTCGCCATCTGTTAAATCATTACCGCAGCCATAAGTTAAGCCTGTTACTCAAGGCCAAAACGGGCGACAGCATCAAAATCGCGCTAGCACTCGGCGCGTTAGATTGTCTGTACTGGCAAGCATTGGGCAACGGTTTAACCAACTTAGCCAAGGGCATTAGCCGCACCATAGTGTATTCGTACCGATATCACCCAATGCGTCTGCCCTGCCACCAACCTGTCAGCCAAGCAAGCGACAACCAAAATAAGGAGGCGGCATGAATAAGTTCAGCACTAAAGCGGGCGTGGTCACGTTATCTAAGCCCTACTCCACCTTGATGTGCGATCAGCAACAAATCGAAGTGAAGTACACGCCAAACAACTATCAAGGCTGGGGCATTTGTAAGTCTTTTAACGCCATCGAGTGCAGCGACTTCGGCCAAGCCGACGCCGAAGTATTCGCACTCAACGCAGAATCAAAACTCAGGATAAAAGGAGAAGCAGCATGCGAGGCTTAATCGTTGATAATTTTGCAGGTGGTGGCGGTGCAAGTACGGGCATAGCGTGGGCGATTGGTCGCAGTGTGGATATCGCTATTAACCACGACCCTGACGCCATTGCGATGCATTCAGCAAATCACCCAGAGACGTTGCACTATTGCGAGTCGGTATTTGATATCGATCCCGTGCAAGCGACGGCAGGTAAGCCGGTTGATTTAGCTTGGTTCTCACCCGACTGTAAACATTTCAGCAAAGCCAAAGGCAGCAAGCCCGTGAGTAAAGAGATCCGCGGCTTAGCTTGGGTGACGGTTCGCTGGGCGATGATGGTTCGGCCGCGCGTGTTGATGCTTGAGAATGTTGAAGAATTTAAAACGTGGGGGCCAGTTATCGAATGCCCAGTCACGGAGGCGATGCGCCCCTGCCCTGAGCGCAAAGGCGAAACCTTTAACGCCTTTGTCAGTATGTTGAGCACTGGCATAGATGCAGATCACCCCGCACTTGCTGAGTGCGTCGAAACATTAGGCTTACTCGATACAGCTAAACTGATGAAAGGGCTGGGTTATAAGGTGGAGTGGCGCGAACTACGTGCCTGTGACTTCGGCGCCCCGACCATTCGCAAACGCCTATTTATGATCGCCCGTTGTGATGGCCAGCCCATCGTTTGGCCTGAGCCGACCCACGGCGCACCCAATAGCGAAGCGGTTAAATCGGGCAAGCTGCAACCTTGGCGAACGGCTGCTGAATGCATCGACTGGTCACTGCCCTGCAAATCCATCTTCGGCCGTAAAAAGCCGTTGGCAGAAAACACCATGAAGCGCATTGCTAAAGGGATTCAAAAGTTTGTGTTTGATGCCAAGGAGCCGTTTATCGTTCCGCAAAATGTCACGTTAGCCCCTTTTATTACTGAGCACGCGAATGCCAGTAATCAGCGCAATATGCCCGTTGATGAACCCTTGCGCACGATATGCGCCGAGGTAAAAGGCGGTCACTTTGCGGTGGTGCAACCGGTACTAGCGGCAGCCAATATCTGCAAGCATTACGGCGGCAATTACTCGGGACCAGGTGACGATCTAAAAAATCCCTTACCGACTGTGACAACGGTTGATCACAACGCGCTGATCACCAGCCACATGATTAAATTGCGTGGTACTAACCTCGGCTTTGCAATGGACGAGCCCGCACACACGATCACCGCTGGCGGCTTACACCTCGGCGAAGTGCGCGCGTTCTTCATCAAATACTACGGCAACGAGCAAGACGGCGTGGCATGTAACGAACCATTGCACACCATCACCACCAATGACCGCTTTGGCCTAGTGATGATCAAGGGTGAGCCCTATCAAATCATCGATATCGGTATGCGTATGCTCGAACCCCATGAGCTGTTCGCCTGCCAAGGTTTTAACCCTGAATACATTATCAGTAACTACAACGGCAAATCGACTAAAAAGCAGCAAGTCGCCCGAGTGGGCAACAGCGTTCCGCCCCCGTTTGCCGAAGCACTTACCCGCGCAAATCTCCCAGAGCTTTGCATACACACCGCCGAAGCGGCATAGGAGTTTTTATGAACCCGATACAAGCAGCAACTGTAGAACGTGAAGAAGGTTATTGGACCCATCCCGATTTGCCCGAGTGGGATGAAGGTGTGACCCGCGCAGAGTGTGAAGCATGGGCGGCACGCCAAGGCGGCGAGTTTGTGGCGATTTGGTTTGAACTCGATGCGCCTGAAGATCAGATCGAGCGCTACTTTGACGAGGGCGATAACGATATCAGCGATTGGAACCCCGTTTGCGACAAGGCCGGCTCATTCTTGCTGAGTATCCACGACACCGAAGATGGCCCCGTCGCGCTGTTCTTCGCACCTAAGGGCAAGGAAGCGGCATGAAGTTACCACAAGCGCTATCTATGGCCGCGACTCATAAACTGACAGTGTTACTACCAATTAAAATGGGATTTTTCCTTATTGTTCGAAGCACCAAAGGGCCTTACTCAAAACCATCGATCAATGCTGAATTGATGAATAAATATCAGATTAACGGTTTTGATATGTTTGAGTGCAATGTAGTAGAGGTCAATTTAAAAGGTAGGAAAGTAATCAAGGAGGTCCAAGAGAAATGGCTTCAGTGGGCGGTCACCGAGTCGGATATCAATAACCCCCATTATCTAGTGATGTGAGAGAATCTCTGAACCCCATAAATACAAAAGGCACCTAAACGGTGCCTTAATTTTAACTACTGCGATTACGCAGCTTTTGCTTTGCGACGTCCATGTATCTCAGGACCTTTGAATCTGTTCGCATCATCTAAATACTTAGGCGCAGCTTTCGATAAGCCTTTTAAAGCTAAACCTAAACGGCCATAGACTTTATCGACAGATAATGTTGCTTTCAAAGCAAAGGCTTCGCTTTGTTTCATAGCCATACTCCTCACAACGACATTACGAAAAAAAATACTAATGCAAATGTAAGAAATATCATGATGCGTGAAGCATGTCTTTAAGCTGCAGCTTTTAAAGTATCACACATTGCAATTACACGATTAGCTCGTGTAATCGCATCTTCAGCACTAGGCTTAGATATTTGGTCCGATTCGATGTCATAATCGGCTTTACATCGCATGTCTCTGGCAGATTTTAAAATATACGAGAGAGCCCTTAGTTGCCGTGAACAGTGTGGTTCGCAACTACCAGAAAATTCTAAATATTTTAAAAGACTCGCGTGGACTCCGCCATCAGAATAATGTGGAATTTCGTTTTCCAGAATAGCTAAAACAGAGTGATACATTGAATAATAGGATCTACTAATGCAATTCCTATAACCAATTTCAGAGCCTGTTGCCATGGAATCTTGTGCAGATGTTAAAAAACACTCACGACTAACTGGCATCAGTTTCCTCCTCTGCTTTCAAAACTAAGTCCTTTCCAAATATTTGAGACTTACTTAGCCTAACAAATTGGACTACAGCTGGTAACCTATCCAAATTCTTACTGATTAAATTGTCAATTAACGACATATTGACATCAAAAGCCTCATCAGATGAATATTCTTCACAATCAAGAATATAGCTAACTGATAAGTGATTGCTCTCCTTATTATGGCTAATTTTATTCCCAATAAGTTTACAACCATGCTCTTCCGCAGCCTCTAAAGCGGCTTCACTAAGCATCAAAAGCTGAGCTTTATCAATAAAATGCTCGCAAACAGTCTTCATCAAATCCATTTCTTTCGTAGCCTCTACGGTGACAGCTTTTTGATCTAACTTCTTCATTCGAGATAGTTGATCAAAAGTTCTCTCAGCAACTTCTACATCGAGAGTAAGGATATTTTCCAAGAAAATAATATTGAGAAACTCATAATCACCACAGTTAACAGAAATGGTGTTTCCATACTCATTTGCTTCTCTATATAACCCAAAGAACTGAAGTAATGAGTAATAATTTTTCTTCGTACTAAATCCAGCAAAACTACTAGCTAATGCATTCTTATAGCATGAAAGAGCTTCTTCTTTGTTACCTTGAATAGCGTGTGCAAAACCTGTTAACTCATTTTTTGAGACGAAAGAATCTACCTTCTCAACATCAAATAGAAAACGTCTGAACTCGAGGTCATTAAATTTTTGTTTATTTGTTATGTAGTTACATAATAAGTCAAAGTAACCTGACGCTTTAGAAACTGGTTGAGTCAATCAAAAACTCCCTACTCACGTTAAAATTTAAGCTGTTCAGAAGATTTTCAGCATTTGCTCTGGGCGTTGAATTATTACTTATCTACATAATTTGTGCAATTAAACTGCAAGTTTGAAAAGTGAATACTAACATTTATAAGTTTTTATAGTTCAAAATTAATAACTTGGCAAATGCTAAGTTTTGTTCACACTAGAACTTGCATCTACTCTTAAGTCCCCTGGCAAGTTGCATCAGCTAAGTTGTTATTTGCTTACCGGCGACTTTCACGCCGATTACGTAAGTGCTGCTCCTCGCACCGAAGAGCAAGAAGACTGCATGAAGCATCTAAGTAAACAACTGACCGACTGTTTTCATTGGAATAAACATTCTTACACGACCGTTGATTTCACAAAGAACCTCGAAACCATACTTAGCGTAAAATGATTCAGCTTGGCCAGTTAAACAATCAACCACAATGGCATAAGCTCGCATGTGAGCGTTTATTTCCCAAAGGTATTCTAGCGCTTTGATTAAACTAGCTTTACCTAACCCACTGCCATGAAACTCTTTATGGACAGCAAGTTGAGCAAGCAGAAAGACCGGAATGGGGTAGCGTGGTAACTTTTTACCCATGGCTTGCGGCAAGGTATCACGGCAAATTGAACTTGGTGCGATAGTATAGAAAGAGCAAATTGGATATTTTTGATTGGGTAATGGCGTAACAGCAGGTAAAACCATTGTACGGCTAATACCTGCTTGCATGTGTTTCGCTGCTTGAGTTTGGATAAAATCGTTTAACTCTGCTTCGCCACAGTCAAATGATGCTCTATCGTGTTGTGATTTATCCAATTCTTTGAAAGTCTTGGAATAACTCACTTAAACTCACCACGTTTAGTAAATGCAGCCGCTTCACGTAATGCCTTGTTCGGGGCCTTAGCCTCATCACAAGCCATTATGAATTGGTCGAATACATCAGCTTTAACAGTAATGCTTTCATGCTCAGCAATCACCTGAGTTGAATCTTCGTCCATTAAGCGAACAACGTATTCAGTTAAGCTTTTTAAACCAAGCAAAGCTGATGCTTTCTCAGCCTTAGCTTTGATCTCTTCATCCAAACGGATATCAAGTCTTGCAGTCGCCATAAAACCTCCTATCGTACGGAGTTAATCCGTAATGGATTGGAGTATAAAGTTTAAACAACCACAGCGCAACTTGTACGGACACAGTACGGATGCGATTTTTAGATTTGTGGGGGTAATGTTTGTTAAGGTATGAACAATACAGTACCGACGCGACCGAATACCAACTTAAACAATATGTTAGCCAAAAGTCACTTTTTTTTCAGAGTTACTGTACTTGAAGTTTTGTCCGTTATCTTATAGTCATTACGAAGCATTTTTAAGCCAGTGATACCTCCCATGGTAACACCTAAACTAACCATTGCTGTTGCACCGCTAAGACCAACAATACCAGCCGCAGATGCTGTTAACCCCGCTGTAATCGGGGCTCCCACACCACCAGTTCCAATCAAAGTGTATAGCCCAGCTGCGACTACAACTATAGCTGCACACCATGCCAACTGTTTGATCGCATGTATGGCGATAATCCACTTAGCTAGTTCTGGATCATCAACTTTTATTTCATCTTCACCAGAGAGAATAGCGCCCTTGAATGATTGTTTTGACTTTACTGTAACCAAGTCTTACTCCTTATCCATGTTAATTTGGCTAACGCCTTGCTAAACGGCAATAAATTGTTGGCTAAATAATTCCAAATATATTATATCAAGCTGTAGATGTATAACAGTTTGATTTAGGACAACCAAAGTCATATGGCTGACATACGACATTAAAACGAGCCAGCACTATTTTAACTCGTCTTTAAGCTGTTCTATTTGCCGATCGATAGATGAAACCAGTGTGTCGGCCTCTTGAGCTGCGGCCACCTGTTCTTGCGCTAAGCTTTGTTGCCAGGTTGCACCGGCTAGGTTGTTATTCGCATACCGCCGACTTTCACGCAGATTACGTAAGCGCTGGTCACGCGCCGCAATCACCCGCTTACGATCACCCTCAAGCCGAGTGATCTCTCGGGCAATACGTTGTTTCTCGATATAAGTACTGATTTCTTTTTTCTTATCAGAGGTAGCGTTTGAACCCACGCTTGATTGAGAAATGCTGTCACTGCTTTTAATAAAGCTACCGACGCCACTTAAATCAACTGGCTGACTGTTTTCATCACAGGGATCGGCTTGATACTTTCCATCAGCACATTTATAGACTTCAGCATTAGCCGAAAAAGTAGGACCGACCGTTAACACCAGCGCGAGTATTATTAAAGATTTTCTATCCATAGATCACCTCAATGTTTATTGAGCAATCATATCACCAGCGGGGAACCATGAAACAACTTTTTAAAATCGGTGATCCTATAGTGAACCACACTTTAAACCACCTTATATAAATCAAATGGTTAAATTAAAATCTTACCTATCCAGCATGGGCGCAATGGAAAAGGTGCGGTCGAGCGGTAGGCCATCATTAAGATTATTTTTCAACACGTTACTATCGACTCAAGTAATTAAAATTTGCCAGTAAGTTATCGCTTAGAAGGATAAAGAACCTTAATTTAAGCCGCAGATTACCAATAAACCTTAAGCTTAAAAATGGAAAAACAGTAAACGAGTTAACGTTTACTGTTTTATTGCCCCTCAGAGCTAGCGCGATTATATCCTAAACAGCCCGCTTTGGGGAGATTAAGCTGGTATTGAAGCCTGTCTCTGAGCCAAAACTATAGCTCGCTCCAACGCCTGAGCAAGTTATGGTAAATCCCCGTCAGATTAAATAACTCTTGTTCTGCAGCCTGCTGAGCTGTGAGTGTTTGAATCGATTGATCAAGTTGAAATAGTAAGCGGCGCTGACCTTCATCACGAACCATACTTTGCAGCCACATAAAGGCGGCGGTACGCTCGCCCGACAGGACTGGCGTGACCTGATGCAAGCTGCTCGATGGATACAGCACTAATGAACCCGCTGATAATTTTATGCTTTGTTGGCCGTAGGTATCTTGGATAACTAATTCTCCGCCCTGATAGTTTTCTGGTTCACTGAGAAATAAAGTCGCTGACAAATCGGTACGGATCATCCCATCAGGAGTCGAGCGGATAGCATTATCTATGTGATACCCAAAGGTTTCACCGCCTTGATATCGATTAAACAAAGGCGGATAAAACTGTAATGGTAATGCGGCAGATACAAATTGCGGGTGTGCCAACAGCCTGTCCATAATCTGCTGACCTAGCGCGACGGCTACTGGGTCGTCCTTATCTAATTGCTGATTGCGCTTACGAGTTGTCGCCATCGCGCCGGAGGTTTGATTACCGTCTATCCAGCAACGCGCATCTAACTGGTCGCGCAGTTGACTCATTTCTTTTTTTGAGAAAACATTAGGAATTTCAATCAGCATCTCAGGGTTCCATAGGGCAAAAAACACGGCATGACGTATACCGTTTATAAAACATAAAAGGCAGCCCGAGGGCTGCCGTAACATTAGCTAATGACTGACATTAAAAATGCATATCGGCACTGAGCATGACCAAACGTCCGGGCGCCATGTTAGCAAAATGCGCAGTGTAGGCTTTATCGTAATAACGCTCGTCAGTGAGGTTTTGCACATTCAAGCGCAGCGTCAGAAAGTCATTCATCTTGTAAGATGAAACCACATCAAAACGCCAGTATGAAGGAATCGATAACGTATTGCCGGTATTACCATAAACCTGCCCCATATAGTAGGCGCCAGTTCCGACA of the Shewanella baltica genome contains:
- a CDS encoding DUF262 domain-containing protein translates to MLAQSDEKVAIENQIKLCMQSYDYDTTEYPVGVIIEMYQRSLDFLFLEEEQNTGDIIYIPDYQREFVWTDERQSKFIESMIIGVPIPYLFLADISGNMEVVDGSQRLRTLYSFIVGDLKLKGLKQLTLLNGKKFNDLPLVRQKRFRSKSIRAILLGEKTTSEARYDLFERLNTGSDELKPAEIRKGAFAGPFADFLSECAEEELFKKLCPVSVKVGLRQENTERVLRFFAYSASDPIVGYRGTVSPFLDTYMKGITKTWNADIEREMKAKFLAMLNFVDQNFPYGFRKFEGANSTPRVRFEAISVGVANAIALNPDLSVNNVEWIDSDEFHIQTRSDAANNKSKLVGRIDFVKNKLLGI
- a CDS encoding type II toxin-antitoxin system TacA family antitoxin, whose product is MATARLDIRLDEEIKAKAEKASALLGLKSLTEYVVRLMDEDSTQVIAEHESITVKADVFDQFIMACDEAKAPNKALREAAAFTKRGEFK
- a CDS encoding HEPN domain-containing protein yields the protein MPVSRECFLTSAQDSMATGSEIGYRNCISRSYYSMYHSVLAILENEIPHYSDGGVHASLLKYLEFSGSCEPHCSRQLRALSYILKSARDMRCKADYDIESDQISKPSAEDAITRANRVIAMCDTLKAAA
- a CDS encoding GNAT family N-acetyltransferase, producing MSYSKTFKELDKSQHDRASFDCGEAELNDFIQTQAAKHMQAGISRTMVLPAVTPLPNQKYPICSFYTIAPSSICRDTLPQAMGKKLPRYPIPVFLLAQLAVHKEFHGSGLGKASLIKALEYLWEINAHMRAYAIVVDCLTGQAESFYAKYGFEVLCEINGRVRMFIPMKTVGQLFT
- a CDS encoding pyocin activator PrtN family protein, which gives rise to MKGINTAFLLMAQFNKVIVPLDQISKEYFGLEPRTAANYAKAGRLPLAAFRTSNSNKAPWMVNVTDLAEYLDKQRDAAKQDQINLA
- a CDS encoding Fe2+-dependent dioxygenase, with the protein product MLIEIPNVFSKKEMSQLRDQLDARCWIDGNQTSGAMATTRKRNQQLDKDDPVAVALGQQIMDRLLAHPQFVSAALPLQFYPPLFNRYQGGETFGYHIDNAIRSTPDGMIRTDLSATLFLSEPENYQGGELVIQDTYGQQSIKLSAGSLVLYPSSSLHQVTPVLSGERTAAFMWLQSMVRDEGQRRLLFQLDQSIQTLTAQQAAEQELFNLTGIYHNLLRRWSEL
- a CDS encoding DNA cytosine methyltransferase, with protein sequence MRGLIVDNFAGGGGASTGIAWAIGRSVDIAINHDPDAIAMHSANHPETLHYCESVFDIDPVQATAGKPVDLAWFSPDCKHFSKAKGSKPVSKEIRGLAWVTVRWAMMVRPRVLMLENVEEFKTWGPVIECPVTEAMRPCPERKGETFNAFVSMLSTGIDADHPALAECVETLGLLDTAKLMKGLGYKVEWRELRACDFGAPTIRKRLFMIARCDGQPIVWPEPTHGAPNSEAVKSGKLQPWRTAAECIDWSLPCKSIFGRKKPLAENTMKRIAKGIQKFVFDAKEPFIVPQNVTLAPFITEHANASNQRNMPVDEPLRTICAEVKGGHFAVVQPVLAAANICKHYGGNYSGPGDDLKNPLPTVTTVDHNALITSHMIKLRGTNLGFAMDEPAHTITAGGLHLGEVRAFFIKYYGNEQDGVACNEPLHTITTNDRFGLVMIKGEPYQIIDIGMRMLEPHELFACQGFNPEYIISNYNGKSTKKQQVARVGNSVPPPFAEALTRANLPELCIHTAEAA
- a CDS encoding DNA cytosine methyltransferase; translated protein: MNSNVCDNQWLRCFEPPNYNQFVHSINIVDLFAGCGGLTLGALEAAKKHGLSSNIKLAVELNTQAANTYESNFYKSLSAIHKGDISELISNYPGDIVSATEREIQLNNSNIDVLLAGPPCQGHSRLNNHTRSKDPRNKLYLKVIRFVELCRPKFVVIENVLNIKYDSDNILQESANFLTKLGYTVENLIIKTVSFGIAQNRVRHIQVASIEKIDFNLDAYRSSSVLSDVIEDIIDNGENSDSIFDTPSVTAHSERIDYLFDHELYDLPNEMRPDCHKNKKHTYKTSYGRLKWDQPSSTITRGFSTMGQGRFVHPLRRRTLTPHEAARIQGFPDFFSFKDYKTRGNLHLMIANAVPPKISAMLVDLYLSQSKRN